The following are encoded together in the Diabrotica undecimpunctata isolate CICGRU chromosome 7, icDiaUnde3, whole genome shotgun sequence genome:
- the LOC140446567 gene encoding uncharacterized protein, producing MEDLKKKRKPLKAKITRIANWLLENADAETDGLQFQLRHTELKTCYLKYEDVMDQIEEIDETDSETEDRVLMEEKYFSTLAGLQHKMEALKLPSHSLISNDTPRTVATAKVRLPEITMQVFSGNFADWNAFYQLFETLIINNVELNNVQKFIYLKSFLKNEPLHLIENIEVVEENFRIALDTLKNRYENKSRVISLHIQKLLKAPSLAKSNAKSLREFLTLCKQTLLALKNMSVPIEHWDLLLIEERFNFVKGKKLCWNCLGNKHFSQDCNSSRSCSICKKRHHSLLHSTSENVSSSRNTNRQSFSIDRNAQAPKHSQGSSSRVAYTSTPPSYNAHAQNEASTSSFKPPLEVQNTADSHTATSLSALSVKTDVLLATALVTVYSKDGRPMHARALLDNGSQHSFISRDLVEKLNLTPYFKQISTISENTSMSNQMINIEFFSYNVKDRSFKTSFAVLDSITCRLPKATLDRSKINVPPNLTLADPSYSVPGKIDLLLAGDIYSELLTDGFIRLGKNLPILQNTHLGYVIFGTIPPHVFHRSSNLAISQSNVSLFVQSESEENNLDKLIQQFFEIEEVPHVSKLTPDEELAEQIFNKTTRILPSGRFQVNLPLVCENAHKKLGESFKVALKRFINLENRLLKNENTYAQYKSFISEYLFLEHARIVPLSLTNENLENKYFLPHHCVVKEESLTTKLRVVFDGSMKSSSSYSLNDILLKGPTLQPELFDILLRFRLYSFVFTTDIQKMYRQVKINPDQTFLLNILWRDSPEKDIECLELQTVTYGTKSASFQSTRCLMELANTHQTEYPLASDALQNNCYIDDILYGANDEQTLLKAHKELTSLLGTACISLHKWCSNSDSFLKNISSLSSNSSYVIAPDNCSNKVLGLCWNPVLDTFSISLPDFTLKNSYTKREVLSMIAQIFDPQGLINPVTVVAKLIMQKIWISKISWNDTIDADTLHEWLSFISSLSHFKDLSIPRCLFLSQEITGVEIHSFSDASLKAYGACIYLRVTYKSEQVSCSLLASKSRVAPLKPLTLPRLELMGALLCSKLTANIANIVKEKLSQLDSINMWSDSEIVLAWLRSHPSRWTQFVANRVAQILDNSPNAHWRHVRSKENPADILSRGMLPSELINSSLWFHGPPFLNQLQLDLLKYNPKGYTSKLPEERKIILHARNDQIDFFTSLSDRFSNFSKFVRTLAYMFRFANNAKPLSRKLTNTLEVSELQNAELKIIKMLQYSNFSSEISELKKGKTLSNKCLLPLNPFLDENEMLRVGGRLRNSDVTFDQRYPLLLPSKNRVVRLILHREHVRLCHSGPQNTLSQIRLKYWPLNGLREVKKVTHQCMVCFKFRAKPATQIMADLPKERLNSSRVFAHVGLDFGGPFQIKSSNLRKAPLLKLYIALFVCLSTRAAHIEVVSGLSTETFLLALKRFISRRGLPQTIFSDNATNFLGARNQLFELYKFFKEKESSRSIKEFLASSHIRWKTIVPRAPHHGGIWESAIKSAKHYMRRLLGNVKLTFEEFTTVLGQIEAVLNSRPLCSLSNDPSDFTYLTPGHFLIGQSLTSFPEKDVIHIPENRLNLWQHLSKLQQVFWKKWSIDYLNRLQNRPKWFLPHKNLEPNDLVLLIEDNTPPLHWVLARVIEVFPGKDGRVRIASVKTKDGVFKRSITKLCPLPNDDLI from the exons ATGGAAGATCtcaagaagaagagaaaaccactgaAGGCCAAGATTACCAGAATAGCGAACTGGTTACTAGAAAACGCAGATGCAGAAACTGACGGTCTCCAGTTTCAACTCAGACACACCGAATTGAAAACATGTTATCTGAAATATGAAGACGTGATGGATCAGATTGAAGAAATCGATGAAACCGATTCTGAAACAGAAGACAGGGTACTGATGGAGGAAAAATACTTTTCTACACTAGCTGGACTGCAGCATAAGATGGAAGCTTTAAAGTTACCCTCCCACTCGCTCATCTCAAACGATACTCCACGAACTGTAGCCACTGCTAAGGTTAGGTTGCCGGAAATTACGATGCAGGTATTCTCAGGAAACTTCGCCGATTGGAACGCGTTTTATCAGCTATTTGAAACGCTAATAATCAATAATGTGGAGCTAAACAATGTGCAAAAATTTATATATCTGAAATCTTTCTTAAAAAATGAACCTTTACATTTGATAGAAAATATAGAAGTTGTAGAAGAAAATTTCCGGATCGCTTTGGACACGCTTAAGAATAGATACGAAAATAAATCGCGTGTGATTAGTTTACACATCCAAAAATTGTTAAAGGCTCCATCTTTAGCTAAAAGTAACGCAAAATCATTACGAGAATTTTTAACTCTTTGTAAACAAACTTTACTTGCTCTTAAAAATATGTCTGTACCTATCGAACATTGGGATTTACTATTGATCgaa GAaagatttaattttgtaaaaggtAAGAAACTTTGTTGGAATTGTTTgggtaataaacatttttctcaAGATTGCAACTCTTCACGCTCATGTAGTATATGTAAGAAAAGACATCACTCGCTCTTGCATAGTACCTCTGAAAATGTCTCTTCCTCTAGGAACACGAATAGGCAATCTTTCTCGATTGATCGCAACGCTCAAGCTCCCAAACATTCTCAAGGCTCTTCCAGTCGTGTTGCTTACACATCTACTCCGCCCTCTTATAATGCTCATGCCCAAAACGAAGCTTCTACCAGTTCGTTCAAACCTCCTTTAGAAGTACAAAATACTGCAGATTCTCATACAGCCACTTCTCTCTCTGCTTTATCAGTTAAAACTGATGTATTGTTGGCTACCGCTTTAGTGACAGTGTATTCTAAAGATGGCAGACCTATGCATGCCAGGGCGCTCCTAGATAATGGGAGTCAACATTCGTTCATTTCTCGTGATTTGGTTGAGAAGTTAAACCTCACCCCTTATTTTAAACAGATATCAACCATATCCGAAAACACCTCAATGTCAAATCAAATGATTAACATAGAATTTTTTTCCTATAATGTGAAGGATAGAAGTTTCAAAACTTCTTTTGCTGTACTTGATAGTATAACCTGTAGGCTTCCTAAAGCTACCCTAGAtagaagcaaaataaatgttccaCCTAATCTCACTCTCGCAGATCCCTCGTACTCTGTTCCCggtaaaattgatttgcttctaGCTGGCGACATCTATAGCGAATTATTGACTGATGGATTCATTCGTTTAGGAAAGAATCTTCCCATTCTTCAGAATACCCACTTAGGTTATGTTATTTTTGGTACTATTCCCCCTCATGTCTTTCATCGGAGTTCAAACTTGGCTATTTCTCAGTCAAATGTTTCTCTCTTTGTTCAGTCCGAATCCGAAGAGAATAATTTAGATAAATTGATACAACAATTTTTCGAAATTGAAGAAGTTCCCCACGTTAGTAAATTAACCCCCGATGAGGAATTGGCtgaacaaatatttaataaaaccactcgTATTTTACCTTCGGGTCGTTTTCAAGTAAACCTACCACTTGTCTGCGAAAATGCGCATAAAAAATTAGGTGAATCTTTTAAAGTAGCTTTAAAGAGatttattaatttagaaaataggctcttaaaaaatgaaaatacataCGCTCAATATAAGTCGTTCATTAGTGAATATCTTTTTCTCGAACATGCTAGAATAGTCCCTCTCTCTCTTACTAatgaaaatttagaaaataaatattttctcccGCATCACTGTGTAGTAAAGGAAGAATCCTTAACAACAAAACTTAGGGTTGTTTTCGATGGTTCGATGAAAAGCTCTAGTAGTTACTCGTTAAATGATATCCTACTCAAAGGTCCCACTCTTCAACCGGAACTTTTTGATATTTTGCTACGCTTTCGATTATATTCCTTTGTTTTCACAACTGATATACAAAAGATGTACAGACAGGTTAAAATCAATCCTGATCAAACCTTTCTGTTAAACATACTTTGGCGTGACTCCCCGGAAAAAGATATTGAGTGCCTGGAATTGCAAACCGTTACATATGGAACTAAAAGCGCCAGTTTTCAGAGTACTCGCTGTTTAATGGAACTGGCAAATACTCATCAAACTGAATATCCCCTGGCCAGTGACgctcttcaaaataattgttatatTGATGACATTCTCTACGGTGCTAATGATGAGCAAACTCTCCTCAAAGCTCACAAGGAATTAACTAGTTTACTTGGAACAGcatgtatttctctacataaatggTGTTCTAACTCGGACTCGTTTCTAAAAAACATTTCTTCTCTCTCTTCAAACTCTTCTTATGTCATAGCTCCAGATAATTGCTCTAATAAGGTTTTAGGTTTATGCTGGAATCCTGTTCTTGACACGTTTTCAATCTCTCTTCCAGATTTTACCCTAAAGAACTCATACACTAAGAGAGAAGTACTGTCAATGATTGCCCAAATATTTGATCCTCAAGGTCTTATTAATCCCGTTACAGTTGTCGCTAAGCTTATAATGCAAAAGATTTGGATTTCCAAAATCAGTTGGAACGATACCATTGACGCAGATACGTTACATGAATGGCTAAGTTTTATTAGCAGTCTCTCTCATTTTAAGGACTTAAGTATACCTAGATGTCTCTTTTTAAGTCAAGAAATCACTGGTGTTGAGATTCACTCATTCTCAGATGCAAGTTTAAAGGCTTATGGAGCTTGTATCTACTTACGTGTGACCTATAAATCAGAACAGGTGTCTTGTTCCCTTCTAGCATCTAAGAGTCGCGTTGCTCCGTTAAAACCCTTGACCCTTCCAAGATTGGAACTCATGGGTGCTCTATTGTGTAGTAAACTCACAGCAAATATTGCTAATATTGTTAAAGAAAAGTTATCTCAATTAgactctataaatatgtggtcggATTCAGAAATTGTTCTCGCTTGGCTTCGTTCACATCCTTCTCGTTGGACCCAATTTGTAGCAAATAGGGTTGCACAAATTTTAGATAATTCTCCTAATGCTCACTGGAGGCACGTACGATCCAAAGAGAATCCTGCCGACATACTCTCCCGAGGAATGCTACCCTCTGAATTAATAAATTCGTCCTTATGGTTTCATGGTCCTCCATTTTTAAATCAACTTCAGTTGGATTTATTGAAATACAACCCAAAGGGGTATACTTCCAAGTTGCCTGAAGAAAGGAAAATCATTCTCCACGCTCGAAATGATCAAATAGATTTCTTCACCTCACTTTCTGATAGGTTCtccaatttttcaaagtttgtaaGAACTTTAGCCTATATGTTTAGATTTGCTAATAATGCTAAACCGCTTTCTCGCAAGTTAACTAATACCCTTGAAGTCAGCGAACTTCAAAACGCTGAACTTAAGATTATTAAGATGCTTCAGTATTCCAACTTCTCGAGTGAGATTTCTGAGCTTAAGAAAGGTAAAACTCTATCTAATAAGTGTCTTTTACCCCTAAATCCCTTTTTGGATGAGAATGAAATGCTCCGGGTGGGAGGTCGCCTCAGAAACTCAGACGTTACCTTTGATCAAAGATACCCTCTTCTCCTCCCCTCAAAAAATCGTGTAGTTCGTCTCATCCTCCACAGAGAACATGTCAGACTCTGTCACTCAGGTCCTCAAAATACTTTGTCACAAATTCGTCTCAAATATTGGCCTTTAAATGGACTACGAGAAGTCAAGAAGGTCACTCACCAATGTATGGTTTGTTTTAAGTTTCGTGCCAAACCCGCTACCCAGATCATGGCAGATCTACCAAAAGAACGTTTAAACTCCTCTCGAGTGTTCGCTCACGTCGGATTAGATTTTGGCGGCCCCTTTCAGATAAAGTCTTCCAACCTTCGTAAGGCTCCTTTATTAAAATTGTATATTGCTCTTTTCGTTTGCTTGTCGACTCGAGCTGCTCATATTGAAGTCGTTTCCGGCCTCTCTACGGAGACGTTTCTTCTCGCTCTAAAACGCTTTATTAGCCGTAGAGGCCTCCCTCAAACAATATTCAGTGACAACGCCACGAACTTTCTTGGTGCTCGCAACCAGCTGTTTGAACTCTATAAGTTTTTCAAGGAAAAGGAAAGCTCTCGTTCTATTAAGGAATTTTTGGCCTCATCTCATATTCGCTGGAAAACTATAGTTCCTCGAGCCCCTCACCATGGTGGTATTTGGGAAAGTGCTATAAAGAGCGCAAAGCATTATATGCGTAGGCTCCTTGGCAATGTTAAGCTTACGTTCGAAGAATTCACTACAGTTCTCGGTCAAATTGAAGCTGTGCTCAACTCCCGGCCTCTTTGCTCCCTTTCAAATGACCCCTCCGATTTTACGTATCTTACTCCTGGACACTTCTTGATTGGACAATCTCTTACGTCCTTTCCTGAAAAAGATGTGATCCACATTCCTGAAAACAGATTGAATTTATGGCAACATTTGTCCAAACTCCAACaagtgttttggaaaaaatggtcTATCGACTATTTGAATAGACTTCAAAATCGCCCTAAATGGTTTCTCCCTCATAAAAACCTAGAACCTAACGATCTCGTGTTGCTGATTGAAGACAACACTCCTCCTCTTCATTGGGTACTAGCAAGAGTTATTGAGGTCTTTCCCGGAAAAGATGGGAGAGTAAGAATTGCCTCGGTGAAAACTAAAGATGGAGTCTTCAAGCGCTCTATTACAAAATTGTGTCCTCTACCCAATGACGATTTAATTTAA